The genomic DNA GCCCGGTCGGGGCTACATTTTGTTTGTATTGGAGGAAACCCAATCCGCGATTTAAACTGTAAAGGCAAGTGCCTCAGAGGCGCCCCGTAATGGTAATGGTATCGGCCCTGTAAAAAATATTCAAGACTTTGTATAGCAATATCAAGTATTGGTCTCCGACTTGCATGGGAAAACACCTTAGTCGAAAAATGCCGTGAGTGCACTATTTGGAGAGGCCAACGAGGAAATGCTCATTATTGCTCGCCCATTCACTCACTCTATGCGCGCTTGTCTATTCGTAAACATATTGTAGATGCCGTGCCTCCCCCTTGATATTCGTCCACGTCCCTACGACGGCCACCCCTCGACATGGTCCATCTCGCtcatgtcgtcgttgctgccCATGTCGGGCCAGTTGACGTCGAGCctctcgagctcgcgcgtgAAAAAgtcctgctcctcgcgcatggcggcgcggatcTCGGCCGCAATCTTGTCCGGGTAGCGGCGGATGTTGCGCCAGTGGGTGAGgctgcgcagcgcctgctcctgcggcagcgcgccctccacctcggcgtcgacgtcgctgccCGCGAGCcactcgtcgcgcagctccggcCGGCAGTGCAGGTACACGGCCGTGATGACGCGCATGTTGCTCTGCCGCCACTTGCGCCCGCAGTACGGCACCTGGTTCTTGAACAGCTTGAGCGTGTACAGCCGCAGCTCCTCTTGCGGCACGCGCAGCGACTTGCGCAGTATCGTCGACGACTTGTACTGCACCAAAAGTAGGTTTCGGTGCGCCTTGTTCTTGCACATCTTCTGCATCACCCGCAGGTAGTTGATGAGCGAGAAAAAGTTGCGCCTGGAAAAGTCGGTGATGGGTTCCGCCGGCAACGGGTTGACTGGGTAgccgagctcgtccaccTCTGGCCGGTTCGAGGCCtggtcgtcgctgccggcgccctcatcttcctcttcgtcctcggctTCGGGCGTCTCCTTGCCCTCCCCTTCGGGGGATCGCCTCCGcttgatgggcggcggcgcggcactgTCATCGCTTTCCTCGCCCGGGCGTGGCTCGTTACCCCCATGCTCGTCCTCTGCCtccgcctcttcttcctcttcctcgccctcaatGTCGCTCTCGACCTTGTCTTTGAACTTGGATCTCAGGTTGCAGAATTGAAAGAAGCTACCAAATTCAGCATTGGCAATGTTCATAGGGATCGTGTTTGGGTACCAACCTGTTTTCGACGCGGTCCATCTTGCTGTCGACCACTTGCTGGATGTCCTGGTGCGCAAATAGCTTGAGCACGAGCGGGACGTAGTTAGaatccagcagcagctgcgtcAGGTATTCGAACTTGAGCACATCTAATAAAACATCGTCAGCCCACAGACTGCTACCTGATCATCGCAAGACACTCACGGGACACCCTCAGCCACTTAAGCAGCAACAGGAGTATACCTGTCATCGCCTTGGATGTGATTTCTCTggtcctcgccgcgtcgATTTCCTCCGGAGACGGCTCAGGCTCCTCGACTTGCGGCATCTGCCCAGCTGTCTCGGGAGACCTCTGCGCTGCGTGACCGCCATTCAATCCGGGATTGGCTCCCCGACCAGGCAAACCGTTGGGCACTTGCGCCGACTGCTGTTGCGTTACAATGGCCGTGACATTGGCGAGGATTGGCCGTAGAAGCACAATGACGAGTGACTGTAGATGGGGGAGCGCTTCTTTCTGTAGCGAGCTGTTAGCCACCGAGGAGGCGAACAACCAAAGGGAAACTCACGTAGAACCtttcgacggcgacaagtcTCTGCATGTCCCTCTCGCTCAGCCGGTCAGGGTGAGGACCAAAGtccacctcctcgtcgggggAATGCGCTCTCTCCTTCCTGTCCTCTTCCTTGAGCCCCTTGagcacctctctctcttccagCGAGAGCTCGTCGAGACTGAGACCTTCTatctcgtcatcgtcgtcctcaacTTCCCATCCGCGCTCGAACTTGAGGAAtcgctcgcgctcgtccCACAGCTGGCGGGTCGCACGCGTCATCCGGACGCGAGACGAAAACAGCTCCCCAGCCTCCAGAATCGACGCGGGGATGTCGCTACCCTCCCAGCGTCGGCTCACGAGAGTCTCGTGGATGCCAATCATGCCCTTACCGCCGGCACTATTACTAGTAGCGTCGAGCGGCGGGTACATGAACGGGAAGTTTTGGTTGGTTTGGTAGTTTTGCTTCTTGCCCCCCTTTCCGCCCACGCcgggagatggcggcggcgagggcgcagGCGTGGCAATGTGGACCGGCTGATGCAGAATGGAGGCCCCGCCGCTCTGGGCgtgggctggcgctggaaGTATCCCGTTTGAGGCGTTGTTCCTAGCCGACTGATGCGGCAGGGGTGGAAGGAGAGAGTTGTTCTCCGCCTCGAGGGGTATCAACGGCTGGGGAGGCACATAGGCTGGGTATTTTGACGTGACTTCCTGGCGAAAGGCGTGGTAGTCCAGGGGCGACGCCGTGATGGTTTCCTTGTCGCTGTTTTCGCTCGTCATCTCGCTGGTGGCCTTCTTGACCTGTTCGAGTTCTTTGGTCCCGCCGAAAACGAGCAGGATAGATTTCCAGAACAGCAAGAAAATCTGGACCGTCAGCGGCGAAGCCTCGACGTCTAGGGGAGGAAGGATTATTACCTGCATGTGAGGCAGCGTACTTTGCTCATCCCATCGGAGTTTCGAAGTTGCGGTAAGCATGAAATCTATCAACGACGGGTTCA from Purpureocillium takamizusanense chromosome 4, complete sequence includes the following:
- the FAR11 gene encoding Factor arrest protein 11 (BUSCO:EOG09260RVQ~COG:S~EggNog:ENOG503NW4G) translates to MNSLWPSRAAGQDAAADLVKPTGDVADTGPVVADVGSRAEQQQQQQQVERPPVPAPPTRPGLPRNAMQPGLPPQQGVGRGRGQPSQQGQPLQQQQQGPEPTDSLSLLQLRRIVAEVNRAEPVAYDFVYSDMGPHAEEIDEWFVYQFWQWVRLNAAQKAFEWHWNSTEAGDGGSGAGAGAGGAGDGEGAGREPLAWDDADHDTRARFVQAAIAGVQSNDAALRSASIGKLVYLVLGRWGDTATPNATAGEGRSIASISQLQAIKAGVECLTSLEGLPVVWGALRNCFEMHWSGDIQQQASPQEAQDELMNLMTIMYIAIQEALNDPEDMSSSYNKLLDLNPSLIDFMLTATSKLRWDEQSTLPHMQIFLLFWKSILLVFGGTKELEQVKKATSEMTSENSDKETITASPLDYHAFRQEVTSKYPAYVPPQPLIPLEAENNSLLPPLPHQSARNNASNGILPAPAHAQSGGASILHQPVHIATPAPSPPPSPGVGGKGGKKQNYQTNQNFPFMYPPLDATSNSAGGKGMIGIHETLVSRRWEGSDIPASILEAGELFSSRVRMTRATRQLWDERERFLKFERGWEVEDDDDEIEGLSLDELSLEEREVLKGLKEEDRKERAHSPDEEVDFGPHPDRLSERDMQRLVAVERFYKEALPHLQSLVIVLLRPILANVTAIVTQQQSAQVPNGLPGRGANPGLNGGHAAQRSPETAGQMPQVEEPEPSPEEIDAARTREITSKAMTGILLLLLKWLRVSHVLKFEYLTQLLLDSNYVPLVLKLFAHQDIQQVVDSKMDRVENSFFQFCNLRSKFKDKVESDIEGEEEEEEAEAEDEHGGNEPRPGEESDDSAAPPPIKRRRSPEGEGKETPEAEDEEEDEGAGSDDQASNRPEVDELGYPVNPLPAEPITDFSRRNFFSLINYLRVMQKMCKNKAHRNLLLVQYKSSTILRKSLRVPQEELRLYTLKLFKNQVPYCGRKWRQSNMRVITAVYLHCRPELRDEWLAGSDVDAEVEGALPQEQALRSLTHWRNIRRYPDKIAAEIRAAMREEQDFFTRELERLDVNWPDMGSNDDMSEMDHVEGWPS